One Capsicum annuum cultivar UCD-10X-F1 chromosome 2, UCD10Xv1.1, whole genome shotgun sequence genomic window carries:
- the LOC107860125 gene encoding nodulation receptor kinase isoform X1: MMEVVNCSNTRLMVICLVLLIPSAFAQEGFLSIQCCAPANFTEPSTNLSWISDETWFPENKNCISRQVYKNAHYERARSFNSNIGNKWCYNLPTRKDHDYLVRGTFFSGSREKTLPRSSFVVLIGVTPIATVTSSDELTVEGIFRATRNYTNFCLLKKNGNPYISKVEIRLINPDYLKREPSEVLKLVHRVDAGKKGAETRYPYDQYDRIWRPASNLESQVTRTKPSIIKEVIAETHSLLPPAFVLQTALTHPERLSFLHEDLDTGYYTYTLFLYFLEPNYSAQAGQRVFDIHINNKKRLKVDILASGSRYLNVVLKFRANKVVNLTMIKASNLSHLGPICNGYEILKTIPRIKETATEEVDIIANVKKEFLQNNKNNEILKSWSGDPCLPLPWPGLTCDRVNGTSVITQMNLSSGGLTGPSPPSIQKLMHLRKLDISNNGSSGTNSFFTSSFIFTTRYLSSSIHIGNKLSKAIKESNITTDKEMANDKQNSSSAHKLLIGAAVASALLVTLAIVISVVCLYKRRVMAGPKFLMRNYSITRNAVYSVPSTETTLLKSISIRNFKLEYIEAITQNYKTLIGEGGFGSVYRGSLPDGEEVAVKVRSATSTQGIREFNNELNLLSAITHENLVPLLGYCCENEQQILVYPFMSNGSLQDRLYGAAAKRKTLDWPARLSIALGAARGLMYLHTFSERCLIHRDVKSSNILLDQSMCAKVADFGFSKYASQEGDSGTSLEVRGTAGYLDPEYYSTQRLSAKSDVFSFGVVLLEILTGREPLNINKPRNEWSLVEWAKPLIRSSRVDEIVDPAIKGGYHGEALWRVVEVALACTETYSTYRPCMADIVRELEDALIIENNASEYLKSLDSFGGSNRFSIERSIVLPPIKSQIEPSSLLSQPAPPQPR, encoded by the exons ATGATGGAAGTGGTGAACTGCTCGAACACAAGGTTGATGGTCATCTGTCTGGTCCTGCTTATACCATCTGCTTTTGCACAAGAAG GATTTCTAAGTATACAATGTTGTGCTCCTGCAAACTTTACAGAGCCGAGTACCAACTTAAGTTGGATTTCAGATGAAACTTGGTTCCCTGAAAATAAAAATTGCATATCAAGGCAAGTCTACAAGAATGCACATTATGAACGAGCTCGATCTTTTAACTCAAATATTGGTAATAAGTGGTGTTACAACTTGCCAACCAGGAAAGATCATGACTATCTAGTAAGAGGTACATTTTTTTCTGGAAGTCGAGAGAAGACTCTCCCACGCAGttcttttgttgttttgattGGTGTCACACCAATAGCCACAGTAACCTCATCTGATGAACTTACGGTTGAGGGAATTTTTAGAGCTACTAGAAACTATACCAACTTCTGCCTATTGAAAAAGAATGGGAATCCTTACATTTCTAAGGTTGAGATTAGACTGATAAATCCAGATTATCTGAAGAGGGAGCCTTCAGAAGTACTCAAACTTGTACATAGAGTAGATGCCGGAAAAAAGGGTGCCGAAACCAG GTACCCATACGACCAGTATGATAGAATTTGGAGACCAGCTTCAAATCTAGAATCACAAGTTACTCGCACAAAGCCATCCATTATTAAGGAGGTCATTGCAGAAACACACAGTTTGTTACCTCCTGCATTTGTGTTACAAACAGCCCTCACCCATCCAGAGAGATTGAGCTTCCTGCATGAAGACCTTGACACAGGATATTATACTTACACTCTCTTCCTGTACTTTCTTGAGCCCAATTACTCAGCGCAAGCTGGACAACGGGTGTTCGATATACACATCAACAATAAAAAGAGACTCAAGGTTGATATACTGGCTAGTGGTTCCAGATACCTGAACGTAGTTCTGAAGTTCAGAGCAAATAAGGTTGTCAACCTGACGATGATCAAGGCCTCAAATCTATCTCATTTGGGACCCATTTGTAATGGTTATGAGATTTTAAAGACTATTCCTCGGATTAAAGAAACAGCCACGGAAGAAG TTGACATAATTGCGAATGTGAAGAAGGAATTTTTgcaaaacaacaaaaacaatgaaATACTGAAGAGTTGGTCAGGAGACCCTTGTCTTCCCCTTCCATGGCCGGGGCTAACTTGTGATCGAGTTAATGGTACTTCAGTCATCACTCAGAT GAATCTCTCCTCCGGTGGCCTTACTGGACCAAGCCCTCCTAGCATCCAAAAACTGATGCACCTGAGGAAACT GGATATCAGCAATAATGGCTCTAGTGGAACAAACTCATTCTTTACCTCATCCTTCATATTCACTACAAG ATACTTAAGCAGCAGCATTCATATCGGTAACAAGCTTTCTAAAGCCATCAAAGAATCTAATATTACAACAGA CAAAGAGATGGCTAATGATAAACAAAACTCAAGTTCAGCACATAAACTTCTGATAGGTGCAGCTGTAGCTTCAGCTCTCCTAGTGACCCTTGCAATTGTTATCTCTGTGGTTTGCCTCTACAAAAGACGAGTAATGGCAGGGCCAAAATTTCTTATGAGAAATTACTCAATCACAAGGA ATGCAGTTTATTCAGTACCAAGCACAGAAACTACCTTGCTGAAGTCAATATCCATCAGGAACTTCAAGTTGGAATATATAGAAGCTATTACGCAGAACTACAAAACTTTGATAGGTGAAGGTGGCTTTGGATCCGTTTACCGTGGTAGCTTACCTGATGGTGAAGAAGTGGCTGTAAAAGTCAGGTCAGCCACTTCGACTCAGGGAATTCGAGAATTCAATAACGAG CTGAACCTTCTGTCTGCAATTACGCACGAGAACCTGGTCCCTCTTCTTGGCTACTGCTGCGAGAATGAACAGCAGATTCTGGTTTATCCCTTTATGTCAAACGGCTCCCTACAGGATCGGTTATATG GAGCCGCAGCAAAAAGGAAGACTCTAGACTGGCCAGCCAGACTTTCCATTGCTTTAGGAGCAGCGAGAG GTTTGATGTATCTTCACACTTTCTCGGAGCGTTGTCTGATCCATAGGGATGTCAAGTCAAGTAACATACTCCTGGATCAAAGCATGTGTGCCAAGGTTgctgattttggattttcaaaatacGCATCTCAAGAAGGGGATAGCGGTACTTCTTTAGAAGTAAGGGGGACTGCTGGGTACTTAGATCCAGA GTACTACTCAACCCAGCGTCTATCAGCAAAAAGTGATGTCTTCAGCTTTGGAGTTGTCCTACTGGAAATCCTAACAGGTCGAGAGCCACTCAACATAAACAAGCCAAGGAATGAGTGGAGCTTGGTTGAATGG GCGAAACCTCTAATAAGAAGCTCAAGAGTTGACGAAATTGTGGATCCTGCTATCAAGGGAGGGTATCATGGTGAGGCACTATGGAGAGTGGTAGAGGTGGCTTTGGCTTGCACCGAGACATACTCCACTTACAGACCATGCATGGCAGACATTGTAAGAGAGCTCGAGGATGCATTGATAATAGAAAACAATGCATCAGAATACTTGAAGTCCCTAGATAGCTTTGGAGGATCAAATCGTTTCTCTATAGAAAGATCCATTGTCCTTCCACCCATTAAATCTCAAATAGAACCATCCAGTCTCCTCTCACAACCAGCCCCTCCACAACCAAGATAA
- the LOC107860125 gene encoding nodulation receptor kinase isoform X3: MMEVVNCSNTRLMVICLVLLIPSAFAQEGFLSIQCCAPANFTEPSTNLSWISDETWFPENKNCISRQVYKNAHYERARSFNSNIGNKWCYNLPTRKDHDYLVRGTFFSGSREKTLPRSSFVVLIGVTPIATVTSSDELTVEGIFRATRNYTNFCLLKKNGNPYISKVEIRLINPDYLKREPSEVLKLVHRVDAGKKGAETRYPYDQYDRIWRPASNLESQVTRTKPSIIKEVIAETHSLLPPAFVLQTALTHPERLSFLHEDLDTGYYTYTLFLYFLEPNYSAQAGQRVFDIHINNKKRLKVDILASGSRYLNVVLKFRANKVVNLTMIKASNLSHLGPICNGYEILKTIPRIKETATEEVDIIANVKKEFLQNNKNNEILKSWSGDPCLPLPWPGLTCDRVNGTSVITQMNLSSGGLTGPSPPSIQKLMHLRKLYLSSSIHIGNKLSKAIKESNITTDKEMANDKQNSSSAHKLLIGAAVASALLVTLAIVISVVCLYKRRVMAGPKFLMRNYSITRNAVYSVPSTETTLLKSISIRNFKLEYIEAITQNYKTLIGEGGFGSVYRGSLPDGEEVAVKVRSATSTQGIREFNNELNLLSAITHENLVPLLGYCCENEQQILVYPFMSNGSLQDRLYGAAAKRKTLDWPARLSIALGAARGLMYLHTFSERCLIHRDVKSSNILLDQSMCAKVADFGFSKYASQEGDSGTSLEVRGTAGYLDPEYYSTQRLSAKSDVFSFGVVLLEILTGREPLNINKPRNEWSLVEWAKPLIRSSRVDEIVDPAIKGGYHGEALWRVVEVALACTETYSTYRPCMADIVRELEDALIIENNASEYLKSLDSFGGSNRFSIERSIVLPPIKSQIEPSSLLSQPAPPQPR; encoded by the exons ATGATGGAAGTGGTGAACTGCTCGAACACAAGGTTGATGGTCATCTGTCTGGTCCTGCTTATACCATCTGCTTTTGCACAAGAAG GATTTCTAAGTATACAATGTTGTGCTCCTGCAAACTTTACAGAGCCGAGTACCAACTTAAGTTGGATTTCAGATGAAACTTGGTTCCCTGAAAATAAAAATTGCATATCAAGGCAAGTCTACAAGAATGCACATTATGAACGAGCTCGATCTTTTAACTCAAATATTGGTAATAAGTGGTGTTACAACTTGCCAACCAGGAAAGATCATGACTATCTAGTAAGAGGTACATTTTTTTCTGGAAGTCGAGAGAAGACTCTCCCACGCAGttcttttgttgttttgattGGTGTCACACCAATAGCCACAGTAACCTCATCTGATGAACTTACGGTTGAGGGAATTTTTAGAGCTACTAGAAACTATACCAACTTCTGCCTATTGAAAAAGAATGGGAATCCTTACATTTCTAAGGTTGAGATTAGACTGATAAATCCAGATTATCTGAAGAGGGAGCCTTCAGAAGTACTCAAACTTGTACATAGAGTAGATGCCGGAAAAAAGGGTGCCGAAACCAG GTACCCATACGACCAGTATGATAGAATTTGGAGACCAGCTTCAAATCTAGAATCACAAGTTACTCGCACAAAGCCATCCATTATTAAGGAGGTCATTGCAGAAACACACAGTTTGTTACCTCCTGCATTTGTGTTACAAACAGCCCTCACCCATCCAGAGAGATTGAGCTTCCTGCATGAAGACCTTGACACAGGATATTATACTTACACTCTCTTCCTGTACTTTCTTGAGCCCAATTACTCAGCGCAAGCTGGACAACGGGTGTTCGATATACACATCAACAATAAAAAGAGACTCAAGGTTGATATACTGGCTAGTGGTTCCAGATACCTGAACGTAGTTCTGAAGTTCAGAGCAAATAAGGTTGTCAACCTGACGATGATCAAGGCCTCAAATCTATCTCATTTGGGACCCATTTGTAATGGTTATGAGATTTTAAAGACTATTCCTCGGATTAAAGAAACAGCCACGGAAGAAG TTGACATAATTGCGAATGTGAAGAAGGAATTTTTgcaaaacaacaaaaacaatgaaATACTGAAGAGTTGGTCAGGAGACCCTTGTCTTCCCCTTCCATGGCCGGGGCTAACTTGTGATCGAGTTAATGGTACTTCAGTCATCACTCAGAT GAATCTCTCCTCCGGTGGCCTTACTGGACCAAGCCCTCCTAGCATCCAAAAACTGATGCACCTGAGGAAACT ATACTTAAGCAGCAGCATTCATATCGGTAACAAGCTTTCTAAAGCCATCAAAGAATCTAATATTACAACAGA CAAAGAGATGGCTAATGATAAACAAAACTCAAGTTCAGCACATAAACTTCTGATAGGTGCAGCTGTAGCTTCAGCTCTCCTAGTGACCCTTGCAATTGTTATCTCTGTGGTTTGCCTCTACAAAAGACGAGTAATGGCAGGGCCAAAATTTCTTATGAGAAATTACTCAATCACAAGGA ATGCAGTTTATTCAGTACCAAGCACAGAAACTACCTTGCTGAAGTCAATATCCATCAGGAACTTCAAGTTGGAATATATAGAAGCTATTACGCAGAACTACAAAACTTTGATAGGTGAAGGTGGCTTTGGATCCGTTTACCGTGGTAGCTTACCTGATGGTGAAGAAGTGGCTGTAAAAGTCAGGTCAGCCACTTCGACTCAGGGAATTCGAGAATTCAATAACGAG CTGAACCTTCTGTCTGCAATTACGCACGAGAACCTGGTCCCTCTTCTTGGCTACTGCTGCGAGAATGAACAGCAGATTCTGGTTTATCCCTTTATGTCAAACGGCTCCCTACAGGATCGGTTATATG GAGCCGCAGCAAAAAGGAAGACTCTAGACTGGCCAGCCAGACTTTCCATTGCTTTAGGAGCAGCGAGAG GTTTGATGTATCTTCACACTTTCTCGGAGCGTTGTCTGATCCATAGGGATGTCAAGTCAAGTAACATACTCCTGGATCAAAGCATGTGTGCCAAGGTTgctgattttggattttcaaaatacGCATCTCAAGAAGGGGATAGCGGTACTTCTTTAGAAGTAAGGGGGACTGCTGGGTACTTAGATCCAGA GTACTACTCAACCCAGCGTCTATCAGCAAAAAGTGATGTCTTCAGCTTTGGAGTTGTCCTACTGGAAATCCTAACAGGTCGAGAGCCACTCAACATAAACAAGCCAAGGAATGAGTGGAGCTTGGTTGAATGG GCGAAACCTCTAATAAGAAGCTCAAGAGTTGACGAAATTGTGGATCCTGCTATCAAGGGAGGGTATCATGGTGAGGCACTATGGAGAGTGGTAGAGGTGGCTTTGGCTTGCACCGAGACATACTCCACTTACAGACCATGCATGGCAGACATTGTAAGAGAGCTCGAGGATGCATTGATAATAGAAAACAATGCATCAGAATACTTGAAGTCCCTAGATAGCTTTGGAGGATCAAATCGTTTCTCTATAGAAAGATCCATTGTCCTTCCACCCATTAAATCTCAAATAGAACCATCCAGTCTCCTCTCACAACCAGCCCCTCCACAACCAAGATAA
- the LOC107860125 gene encoding nodulation receptor kinase isoform X4 translates to MMEVVNCSNTRLMVICLVLLIPSAFAQEEPSTNLSWISDETWFPENKNCISRQVYKNAHYERARSFNSNIGNKWCYNLPTRKDHDYLVRGTFFSGSREKTLPRSSFVVLIGVTPIATVTSSDELTVEGIFRATRNYTNFCLLKKNGNPYISKVEIRLINPDYLKREPSEVLKLVHRVDAGKKGAETRYPYDQYDRIWRPASNLESQVTRTKPSIIKEVIAETHSLLPPAFVLQTALTHPERLSFLHEDLDTGYYTYTLFLYFLEPNYSAQAGQRVFDIHINNKKRLKVDILASGSRYLNVVLKFRANKVVNLTMIKASNLSHLGPICNGYEILKTIPRIKETATEEVDIIANVKKEFLQNNKNNEILKSWSGDPCLPLPWPGLTCDRVNGTSVITQMNLSSGGLTGPSPPSIQKLMHLRKLYLSSSIHIGNKLSKAIKESNITTDKEMANDKQNSSSAHKLLIGAAVASALLVTLAIVISVVCLYKRRVMAGPKFLMRNYSITRNAVYSVPSTETTLLKSISIRNFKLEYIEAITQNYKTLIGEGGFGSVYRGSLPDGEEVAVKVRSATSTQGIREFNNELNLLSAITHENLVPLLGYCCENEQQILVYPFMSNGSLQDRLYGAAAKRKTLDWPARLSIALGAARGLMYLHTFSERCLIHRDVKSSNILLDQSMCAKVADFGFSKYASQEGDSGTSLEVRGTAGYLDPEYYSTQRLSAKSDVFSFGVVLLEILTGREPLNINKPRNEWSLVEWAKPLIRSSRVDEIVDPAIKGGYHGEALWRVVEVALACTETYSTYRPCMADIVRELEDALIIENNASEYLKSLDSFGGSNRFSIERSIVLPPIKSQIEPSSLLSQPAPPQPR, encoded by the exons ATGATGGAAGTGGTGAACTGCTCGAACACAAGGTTGATGGTCATCTGTCTGGTCCTGCTTATACCATCTGCTTTTGCACAAGAAG AGCCGAGTACCAACTTAAGTTGGATTTCAGATGAAACTTGGTTCCCTGAAAATAAAAATTGCATATCAAGGCAAGTCTACAAGAATGCACATTATGAACGAGCTCGATCTTTTAACTCAAATATTGGTAATAAGTGGTGTTACAACTTGCCAACCAGGAAAGATCATGACTATCTAGTAAGAGGTACATTTTTTTCTGGAAGTCGAGAGAAGACTCTCCCACGCAGttcttttgttgttttgattGGTGTCACACCAATAGCCACAGTAACCTCATCTGATGAACTTACGGTTGAGGGAATTTTTAGAGCTACTAGAAACTATACCAACTTCTGCCTATTGAAAAAGAATGGGAATCCTTACATTTCTAAGGTTGAGATTAGACTGATAAATCCAGATTATCTGAAGAGGGAGCCTTCAGAAGTACTCAAACTTGTACATAGAGTAGATGCCGGAAAAAAGGGTGCCGAAACCAG GTACCCATACGACCAGTATGATAGAATTTGGAGACCAGCTTCAAATCTAGAATCACAAGTTACTCGCACAAAGCCATCCATTATTAAGGAGGTCATTGCAGAAACACACAGTTTGTTACCTCCTGCATTTGTGTTACAAACAGCCCTCACCCATCCAGAGAGATTGAGCTTCCTGCATGAAGACCTTGACACAGGATATTATACTTACACTCTCTTCCTGTACTTTCTTGAGCCCAATTACTCAGCGCAAGCTGGACAACGGGTGTTCGATATACACATCAACAATAAAAAGAGACTCAAGGTTGATATACTGGCTAGTGGTTCCAGATACCTGAACGTAGTTCTGAAGTTCAGAGCAAATAAGGTTGTCAACCTGACGATGATCAAGGCCTCAAATCTATCTCATTTGGGACCCATTTGTAATGGTTATGAGATTTTAAAGACTATTCCTCGGATTAAAGAAACAGCCACGGAAGAAG TTGACATAATTGCGAATGTGAAGAAGGAATTTTTgcaaaacaacaaaaacaatgaaATACTGAAGAGTTGGTCAGGAGACCCTTGTCTTCCCCTTCCATGGCCGGGGCTAACTTGTGATCGAGTTAATGGTACTTCAGTCATCACTCAGAT GAATCTCTCCTCCGGTGGCCTTACTGGACCAAGCCCTCCTAGCATCCAAAAACTGATGCACCTGAGGAAACT ATACTTAAGCAGCAGCATTCATATCGGTAACAAGCTTTCTAAAGCCATCAAAGAATCTAATATTACAACAGA CAAAGAGATGGCTAATGATAAACAAAACTCAAGTTCAGCACATAAACTTCTGATAGGTGCAGCTGTAGCTTCAGCTCTCCTAGTGACCCTTGCAATTGTTATCTCTGTGGTTTGCCTCTACAAAAGACGAGTAATGGCAGGGCCAAAATTTCTTATGAGAAATTACTCAATCACAAGGA ATGCAGTTTATTCAGTACCAAGCACAGAAACTACCTTGCTGAAGTCAATATCCATCAGGAACTTCAAGTTGGAATATATAGAAGCTATTACGCAGAACTACAAAACTTTGATAGGTGAAGGTGGCTTTGGATCCGTTTACCGTGGTAGCTTACCTGATGGTGAAGAAGTGGCTGTAAAAGTCAGGTCAGCCACTTCGACTCAGGGAATTCGAGAATTCAATAACGAG CTGAACCTTCTGTCTGCAATTACGCACGAGAACCTGGTCCCTCTTCTTGGCTACTGCTGCGAGAATGAACAGCAGATTCTGGTTTATCCCTTTATGTCAAACGGCTCCCTACAGGATCGGTTATATG GAGCCGCAGCAAAAAGGAAGACTCTAGACTGGCCAGCCAGACTTTCCATTGCTTTAGGAGCAGCGAGAG GTTTGATGTATCTTCACACTTTCTCGGAGCGTTGTCTGATCCATAGGGATGTCAAGTCAAGTAACATACTCCTGGATCAAAGCATGTGTGCCAAGGTTgctgattttggattttcaaaatacGCATCTCAAGAAGGGGATAGCGGTACTTCTTTAGAAGTAAGGGGGACTGCTGGGTACTTAGATCCAGA GTACTACTCAACCCAGCGTCTATCAGCAAAAAGTGATGTCTTCAGCTTTGGAGTTGTCCTACTGGAAATCCTAACAGGTCGAGAGCCACTCAACATAAACAAGCCAAGGAATGAGTGGAGCTTGGTTGAATGG GCGAAACCTCTAATAAGAAGCTCAAGAGTTGACGAAATTGTGGATCCTGCTATCAAGGGAGGGTATCATGGTGAGGCACTATGGAGAGTGGTAGAGGTGGCTTTGGCTTGCACCGAGACATACTCCACTTACAGACCATGCATGGCAGACATTGTAAGAGAGCTCGAGGATGCATTGATAATAGAAAACAATGCATCAGAATACTTGAAGTCCCTAGATAGCTTTGGAGGATCAAATCGTTTCTCTATAGAAAGATCCATTGTCCTTCCACCCATTAAATCTCAAATAGAACCATCCAGTCTCCTCTCACAACCAGCCCCTCCACAACCAAGATAA
- the LOC107860125 gene encoding nodulation receptor kinase isoform X2 yields the protein MMEVVNCSNTRLMVICLVLLIPSAFAQEEPSTNLSWISDETWFPENKNCISRQVYKNAHYERARSFNSNIGNKWCYNLPTRKDHDYLVRGTFFSGSREKTLPRSSFVVLIGVTPIATVTSSDELTVEGIFRATRNYTNFCLLKKNGNPYISKVEIRLINPDYLKREPSEVLKLVHRVDAGKKGAETRYPYDQYDRIWRPASNLESQVTRTKPSIIKEVIAETHSLLPPAFVLQTALTHPERLSFLHEDLDTGYYTYTLFLYFLEPNYSAQAGQRVFDIHINNKKRLKVDILASGSRYLNVVLKFRANKVVNLTMIKASNLSHLGPICNGYEILKTIPRIKETATEEVDIIANVKKEFLQNNKNNEILKSWSGDPCLPLPWPGLTCDRVNGTSVITQMNLSSGGLTGPSPPSIQKLMHLRKLDISNNGSSGTNSFFTSSFIFTTRYLSSSIHIGNKLSKAIKESNITTDKEMANDKQNSSSAHKLLIGAAVASALLVTLAIVISVVCLYKRRVMAGPKFLMRNYSITRNAVYSVPSTETTLLKSISIRNFKLEYIEAITQNYKTLIGEGGFGSVYRGSLPDGEEVAVKVRSATSTQGIREFNNELNLLSAITHENLVPLLGYCCENEQQILVYPFMSNGSLQDRLYGAAAKRKTLDWPARLSIALGAARGLMYLHTFSERCLIHRDVKSSNILLDQSMCAKVADFGFSKYASQEGDSGTSLEVRGTAGYLDPEYYSTQRLSAKSDVFSFGVVLLEILTGREPLNINKPRNEWSLVEWAKPLIRSSRVDEIVDPAIKGGYHGEALWRVVEVALACTETYSTYRPCMADIVRELEDALIIENNASEYLKSLDSFGGSNRFSIERSIVLPPIKSQIEPSSLLSQPAPPQPR from the exons ATGATGGAAGTGGTGAACTGCTCGAACACAAGGTTGATGGTCATCTGTCTGGTCCTGCTTATACCATCTGCTTTTGCACAAGAAG AGCCGAGTACCAACTTAAGTTGGATTTCAGATGAAACTTGGTTCCCTGAAAATAAAAATTGCATATCAAGGCAAGTCTACAAGAATGCACATTATGAACGAGCTCGATCTTTTAACTCAAATATTGGTAATAAGTGGTGTTACAACTTGCCAACCAGGAAAGATCATGACTATCTAGTAAGAGGTACATTTTTTTCTGGAAGTCGAGAGAAGACTCTCCCACGCAGttcttttgttgttttgattGGTGTCACACCAATAGCCACAGTAACCTCATCTGATGAACTTACGGTTGAGGGAATTTTTAGAGCTACTAGAAACTATACCAACTTCTGCCTATTGAAAAAGAATGGGAATCCTTACATTTCTAAGGTTGAGATTAGACTGATAAATCCAGATTATCTGAAGAGGGAGCCTTCAGAAGTACTCAAACTTGTACATAGAGTAGATGCCGGAAAAAAGGGTGCCGAAACCAG GTACCCATACGACCAGTATGATAGAATTTGGAGACCAGCTTCAAATCTAGAATCACAAGTTACTCGCACAAAGCCATCCATTATTAAGGAGGTCATTGCAGAAACACACAGTTTGTTACCTCCTGCATTTGTGTTACAAACAGCCCTCACCCATCCAGAGAGATTGAGCTTCCTGCATGAAGACCTTGACACAGGATATTATACTTACACTCTCTTCCTGTACTTTCTTGAGCCCAATTACTCAGCGCAAGCTGGACAACGGGTGTTCGATATACACATCAACAATAAAAAGAGACTCAAGGTTGATATACTGGCTAGTGGTTCCAGATACCTGAACGTAGTTCTGAAGTTCAGAGCAAATAAGGTTGTCAACCTGACGATGATCAAGGCCTCAAATCTATCTCATTTGGGACCCATTTGTAATGGTTATGAGATTTTAAAGACTATTCCTCGGATTAAAGAAACAGCCACGGAAGAAG TTGACATAATTGCGAATGTGAAGAAGGAATTTTTgcaaaacaacaaaaacaatgaaATACTGAAGAGTTGGTCAGGAGACCCTTGTCTTCCCCTTCCATGGCCGGGGCTAACTTGTGATCGAGTTAATGGTACTTCAGTCATCACTCAGAT GAATCTCTCCTCCGGTGGCCTTACTGGACCAAGCCCTCCTAGCATCCAAAAACTGATGCACCTGAGGAAACT GGATATCAGCAATAATGGCTCTAGTGGAACAAACTCATTCTTTACCTCATCCTTCATATTCACTACAAG ATACTTAAGCAGCAGCATTCATATCGGTAACAAGCTTTCTAAAGCCATCAAAGAATCTAATATTACAACAGA CAAAGAGATGGCTAATGATAAACAAAACTCAAGTTCAGCACATAAACTTCTGATAGGTGCAGCTGTAGCTTCAGCTCTCCTAGTGACCCTTGCAATTGTTATCTCTGTGGTTTGCCTCTACAAAAGACGAGTAATGGCAGGGCCAAAATTTCTTATGAGAAATTACTCAATCACAAGGA ATGCAGTTTATTCAGTACCAAGCACAGAAACTACCTTGCTGAAGTCAATATCCATCAGGAACTTCAAGTTGGAATATATAGAAGCTATTACGCAGAACTACAAAACTTTGATAGGTGAAGGTGGCTTTGGATCCGTTTACCGTGGTAGCTTACCTGATGGTGAAGAAGTGGCTGTAAAAGTCAGGTCAGCCACTTCGACTCAGGGAATTCGAGAATTCAATAACGAG CTGAACCTTCTGTCTGCAATTACGCACGAGAACCTGGTCCCTCTTCTTGGCTACTGCTGCGAGAATGAACAGCAGATTCTGGTTTATCCCTTTATGTCAAACGGCTCCCTACAGGATCGGTTATATG GAGCCGCAGCAAAAAGGAAGACTCTAGACTGGCCAGCCAGACTTTCCATTGCTTTAGGAGCAGCGAGAG GTTTGATGTATCTTCACACTTTCTCGGAGCGTTGTCTGATCCATAGGGATGTCAAGTCAAGTAACATACTCCTGGATCAAAGCATGTGTGCCAAGGTTgctgattttggattttcaaaatacGCATCTCAAGAAGGGGATAGCGGTACTTCTTTAGAAGTAAGGGGGACTGCTGGGTACTTAGATCCAGA GTACTACTCAACCCAGCGTCTATCAGCAAAAAGTGATGTCTTCAGCTTTGGAGTTGTCCTACTGGAAATCCTAACAGGTCGAGAGCCACTCAACATAAACAAGCCAAGGAATGAGTGGAGCTTGGTTGAATGG GCGAAACCTCTAATAAGAAGCTCAAGAGTTGACGAAATTGTGGATCCTGCTATCAAGGGAGGGTATCATGGTGAGGCACTATGGAGAGTGGTAGAGGTGGCTTTGGCTTGCACCGAGACATACTCCACTTACAGACCATGCATGGCAGACATTGTAAGAGAGCTCGAGGATGCATTGATAATAGAAAACAATGCATCAGAATACTTGAAGTCCCTAGATAGCTTTGGAGGATCAAATCGTTTCTCTATAGAAAGATCCATTGTCCTTCCACCCATTAAATCTCAAATAGAACCATCCAGTCTCCTCTCACAACCAGCCCCTCCACAACCAAGATAA